GATGCGTAGTGATATAAAGCCCCAAATATTCACGCTCGTCTTCCATGGGATCTAAGGATAAGTCGTCGTTCGAAGTGTCCTCAATTTGGAAAAGAGTTTGAGTAGTTATCCCGGTAGAAAGCTGACGCAGTAAACTTTTCCGATCGCCCAAACTATCAAAAGCCCCAGCCCTAATAAGGCTTTCGGTTACCTTCTTATTTACCACACGATCATTCACACGGAGCAAAAAATCTTGAAAAGAGCTAAATGGTCCTCCTGTTGCTCTGGTCTTCAGAATTTCTTCCACCGCTGCTAAGCCCACGTTTTTAATACCAAGCAAACCAAAACGTATTTCGTTTTCACCTTCCGGAATGAAGTAATGCTCCGATTTGTTCACATCAGGAGGTAGTATTTTTATGCCTAACCTCCGTGCTTCAGATATGTAAACTTTGAGCTTTTCCGTGTTGTCCACAAAACTTGCCAGAAGAGCTGCAAAGTACTCTGTAGGATAGTAAGACTTTAACCAAGCTGTGTAGTAAGTCACATGGGCATAGGCTGCTGAATGGGACTTATTGAATCCGTATTCGGCAAAATGTACTATGGTCTCGTAAATCTTTTCAACAGTTTCTCTGGCATATCCTCGTTGCACACCGCGGCTTACGAAATCTTCTCGTAACTTAAGTATTTCTTCTTCTTTTTTCTTACTAATAGCTCTACGCAGGACGTCAGCTTCGCCTAAAGAATAACCTGCTATGACTGAAGCAATTTGCATTATTTGTTCCTGATAGACGATAATACCGTATGTCTCTTCCAAAATGGGCTTCAGGTCGTCGTGAAAGTAGTCCACGGGTTCCCTGCCGTGTTTCCTATCCACATAAGACTTAACCCCACCACTGCCCAATGTACCTGGCCTGTATAAAGCCTCAGCAGCTATGATCTCTTCAAATCTCGTGGGTTTAAGATCTTTTAGGAAGGAACGGAATCCAGAACTTTCCAGCTGAAACACTGCCACTGTTTCTCCAGCTGAAAGCATCTCGTAAACTTTCGAATCATCTTTGGAAAGTTTATTAAGGTCTACATCTATGCCATAGCGCTCCTTTATCCACCTAAGTGCGTCGCTAATCACAGTCATGTTCCTAAGACCAAGGAAATCCATCTTAAGCAAGCCCAGTTTCTCCACATCGTCTTTTGCTAGTTGAGTGGTCACATTGATGCCAGCTTCATCTGAGGAAGCCTGCAAAGCCACGTATTCGTAAAGGGGCTTGTCAGCGATCACCACACCAGCAGCATGAGTGGAAGCATGTCTTGGAAGACCTTCTACCTGTTTTGCAATCTCTAAAACTCTTGCTAGGTCTGGGTTTTGACTTATGAGATTTTTAACATCGTCTAGTTTCTCTGCGTGCGCCAATTCCATGTTTTGAGGAATACTTTTTGAAAGCCGGTCCACCAATGCTAGAGGCACACCAAGAACTCTCCCCACATCTCTTATGGCGGCACGGGCAGCCAAGGTACCAAACGTCGCTATCTGTGCCACGTTCTCCTCACCGTATTTATTCCTGACATACCTAAGGACTTCATCGCGCCTGCGAGCGCAGAAGTCTACGTCAATATCAGGCATGGAGATGCGCTCTGGGTTCAAGAATCTTTCAAAAAGAAGACCATACTGCAGGGGATCCACATCAGTTATACCGGTCAGGTAAGCTACTAAGGAACCTGCAGCACTGCCTCGTCCAGGCCCCACTGGAATACCTTGGGATTTTGCCCAGTTTATGTAATCCTGCACGATGAGGAAATAGCCAGCAAATCCCATTTTTTCAATAACTGAAAGCTCATATTCCATCCGATCCAAAACTTCTTTACTGGGGTTATCGCCGTACCTCTTGAGCAGTCCATCTTGAGTAAGCTTTCTTAAATAGGAATTCTCCGTATAACCTTCAGGCACGGAGAATTTTGGTAAATGTTGCTCGCCTAGCGGCAACATGAAATCCACCATCTCAGCAATGGCAAGCGAATTAAGCAGTGCTTCAGGAGTTTCAGAAAAACGTTCCCACATCTCGTCGGCTGACTTTAAGTACATTTGGTCAGTCTCATACTTGAATCTGTTAGGATCGTTTAAAGTGGCACCAGTGGCAATTGCCATGAGCACATCTTGTATGGAGTACTCTTCAGGTCTACCATAGTGCACATCATTTGTAACCAGGAGCGGAATACCGGTTCGCTTTGAAAGCTCGACAATGGCCTTGTTAACTCGCTGCTGATCTGCCAAATTGTGGTCCATTATTTCCAAATAAAAGTTGCCTTTGCCGAAAATGTCTTGGTAGCGCCCCGCTAGCTCCAGAGCTTTTTTCTCGTCACCCTCAAGTAGAGCACGGGGTATTGCTCCAGCTAAACAAGCAGAGGAAGCTATAAGACCTTCATGGTATTGCTCTAAAAGCTCCCAATCAAATCTGGGTCTGTAGTAAAAGCCTTCTAAATAGGCTTTCGTAAGCAATATGTTCAAGTTTCTAAAGCCAAGGGCGTTTTTAACAAGTAAAACGAGGTGAAATGGTTCTTTATCCTTATTGCCTTCTCGTTTCTTTCTATCCCGTTGCGCTTGATAACCTTCAACCCCAACGATCGGCTTTATTCCCAACCTTTGAGCTTCACTGACGAACTCTACCAACCCATAAGTAACTCCATGGTCAGTTATGGCTATCGCTGGCATGCCAAGATCTTTAGCCCTCTGCACTAACTTTTTAGGCAGAGTAACACCATCCAGAAGAGAATAAGCACTGTGAACATGCAAGTGTACAAACTGATTTGCCATACCAACGTTTATTATAATAGAGTTATGGGTGGGAAGCTTAAAATTATCCTTGTAGAAGACGATGTTTCTTTTGCTGAGCTGCTTGCCAACCGTTTAGAAGAATTCGGCTTCCAAGTCGAACATTATGAAGATGGGGCCTCTTTTTTGGATTTGAAACCATCGGGACATTTGATTCTTCTTGATCTCATGCTTCCGAATCTAGACGGATTCAGAGTTCTAGAAGTTTTGAGACACCGAAAAGACAGAACACCGGTCATTGTAGTTTCTGCTCGCAGCGCAGAAGAAGATGTGGTAAAAGCGTTGGAGCTTGGAGCTGCTGATTACGTATTTAAACCAATTAGAATGAAAGAGCTAATCGCACGTATAAACCGACTATTAATGGAAGAAGCCAAAGATGCTCCAGAGGCTAAGGTGGAAAACCACTTTCTTATCACTACAGAGGGACAACGTGTTGAGCTTACAGCAACCGAAGCGCGTTTGCTGCAGCTCCTTCTTGAAAACCCCGGCCAAGTTTTTAGTCGCGAGGAACTGCTCGAAGGCATAAGTGAGAAGGCTGAAACCCCCAAGGCTGTTGACGTACACATACACAACCTTAAGAAGAAAGCACCCTGGCTAAAAGAGAAAATCAGGGCCATAAGGGCATTAGGATATGTTTACCAGCCGTGACATACAAATACTCGAACGCTTAGGTATGGCAGCTTTTGTTATTGACAGCGACAATGTGGTATTGGCCACTAAGCAAATATCAGAACTTCCTTTTTTTTCTTTTGTGCCTGATGCTCCAATTTCTGTAAACGTTAGGCGCACTGACATTAGAGAAGCTCTTCTAACGCGTGATTCATTTGCTATCATGAGCCCCACCAGAGAACGCAACTTTCAAGTAGATCGCTTCACAGAAGAAAACACCCTAATCGTGGTGCGTGAAACAACGTCTAAAGTTGAGCAAACGGAGCAAGTAAACATACTCATATACCATGTGGTGCATGAAATCAGAAATGCTCTGAACAATCTTTCATTATCGCTGGACTATCTTAATGAACCATACATGTCAAAGGTTGAAGAAAGTATTGATAGGTTGGATAGGCTTTCTCAGCAGCTTACAGATTTCGCAAGTCTGAGTCAGTTAGAGCCAGAAGATGTTCACCTTGATGAAGTAGCAGAATACATAAAGGGAGTATTTGATGTCCCAGTAATTATGCAGCGTGAAGGAACGTGGACAGTAAACAAGAAATTGCTTCTCATGGCTATTAAAAATCTCCTTGACAACGCAGTTACCTACGGAGAAGATCCCGTGGTCTTCATCGATGAGCACCAGATAAGCGTAGAAGACCATGGGCCCGGATTACCACCACAGGTACTGGATAGGCTTTTCACACCTTTTAACACCACTAAGAGTGTTGGGCTGGGTTTGTTTATAGCTAAGAAAGCATGCGAATTAAACAACTTAACCCTTGATTACAAGCCGAACGTACCCCACGGTGCCATCTTTACCATTTCTTTACCAATGGTTCCTAGAATGTAGTTAGTTACACAAATAAAGGAGGGAAATACATGAGAAGAAGGTACGTTAGCGTTGTAGGGTTTATACTTGTAGCAGCGCTGCTTTTAGCAGGATGTACTACACAACCTGAGAATGCTGGGAATACAGAAAGTAAAAGCATCGTGATAAAGGGCTCAGACACAGAGGTAAACATGGTGCAAGCGCTCGCAGAAGAATTTCGTAATCAACATCCAGACATAACCATTTCTGTTTCCGGAGGTGGAAGCGGCTCAGGTATAGCTGCTTTAATCAACGGTGAAATAGACATTGCAAATTCCTCTAGAGAGATTTCTCAGGAAGAACTAGATCAGGCAAAAGCAAATAACATTGAAATAGGAACATTCATTGACGCAAGAGATGGCATAACTGTTATTGTCCACCAGAATAACCCTGTTGAGAAACTCACTTTGGATCAAATTGGGAAAATATATCGTGGAGAAATAACGAACTGGAAAGAAGTCGGTGGAAAAGATATGCCGATAACATTGTATGGACGCCAGAGCAACAGTGGTACATTCACATTTTTCAGGGATGTAGCTGTCAAAGGAGATTATGCCTCTAGCATGAGATCCATGAACGGTAACAGCGATATTATAAATGCCGTAGCTCAGGATGAAACGGCCATAGGATACGTAGGTGTGGGATATTTCAAACAGGCTCAGAACCAAGTAAAACAAGTTTTGGTTTCCACTGATGGCAACAACTACTACAGCTCCACTGACCTTCAAGCTATTGATCAAAAACTATATCCGTTGGCCAGACCATTGTACCAGTATGTTAAAATGCCCCTAACACAGGCTGTAAAAGATTTCCTATCCTTTGAAATTAGCGAGGAAGGTCAAGCCATTGTGGAAGAAAACGGATTCTACCCCATTGGACCTGAGGAGAGAGCTATCAGTGAGGCATTACTCAACCAATAGTCGTGCGGAAAAAGTATTCAGATTTGCCAGCACCGCAGCTGCGGTGCTGGCAAGTTTTACTGTGGCCCTCATAATCTTCTTTATGTGCATGCCAGCACTTAAGGCGTTAAGCCAAGTTCCTTTAAGCGCTTTTTTTAGTACTACATGGAATCCCAGAGGTTATTCAGGAAGCAGCTGGGGCATTCTTCCCTTCATAGCCGGGTCCCTTTGGACCACCGTAATTGCCTTGGTAATATCCGTGCCACTCTCATTCTTGGCAGCTGTTTTTTCCAGCCAGTTCATGTCGAAAGCACTACGTTCTGCTACAGATGTCTTCTTTAGCCTATTGGCTGGAATCCCGTCTGTAATCATGGGATTTCTCGCACTGACCGCTATTGCCCCACTAATCGCTAAGGTATTCCACCTTAGTAGCGGTTTAACCATGCTCAACGGTGGAATAACATTGGCCATTATGGTCTTACCTACCATGGTAAGCGTATTAAGCGATGCTTTCCAAAACATCCCTGAGATTTACAAAGAAGGAGCGTTAGCGCTTGGAGCTTCTAAATGGCAGGCTGCCATAGGAGTTTTGTTTCAATTTGTTAAACCCGCTTTTATTTCCAGCGTCTTACTTAGTTTTGGCAGAGCCATTGGTGAAACAATGGCAGTGATTATGGCTGTTGGGAACGTCGCAATGGTACCTAAAAGTCCCCTACAGCCTGGCGAGACAATGACAGGTGTCCTAGCCATAGAAATGCCTGAAACCGTAGCTGGCTCAACACACTACAATGTTTTGTTTTTAATTGGTTTGATACTTCTCTTGATTGCACTTCTGGTAAACTATCTTTCTGGCCTCATAACGTCTAAAGTTAGGGTGAAGATCCAATGAGGAAGACATCAGATTCAGCCTGGGTTGTAGTTAGCGGAGTTGCATATTTTTCTGCAGTCATTTTTGTTATTTGGGTCGCTGTTCACCTTTACATACTCTCAGAAGGAAAGCTGTCTTTAGAGTTTCTGTTTACCAACCCCACTAATGGTATGACAGCTGGCGGTGTATTTGCACCACTCTTCGGTTCTCTTTACTTGGCCCTTTGGGTTTTAGTTATATCAACTCCCTTAGGTGTGCTTGCTGGTGTCTATTTCGCCGAATTTGCACCTGATAACACTTTGACTCGCTTGCTTAGAAGTTCAATAAGGACATTAAGCGGCGTACCTGCCATTGTATTTGGTTTGTTCGGCCTAGCTTTCTTCGTCCGTCTTATGAACTTAAGACTTTCTCTTTTATCTTCAGCGCTTACACTTTCTGTGATGAATCTACCTGTAATCATTACCACAACCGAAGAAGCACTACGCCTGGTTCCCAATGCCCAGAAAGAGGCAGCAATAGCGTTGGGTGCAAATGCTTGGGAGGTTTGGAGAGACGTTTCATTTAAGTACGCCTCAGGTGGTATGCTTTCTGGTCTCTTTTTAGCATTGAGTAGAGCACTCGGCGAAACAGCGCCCATACTTTTAACTGGAGTGGTGTTTTACCAACCCACTGTGACTCTTGACCCGAGCAAGAGTTTTATGGCACTGCCGTATCACATCTTTATTTTGGCAACACAGCACAGCAAATTTGCTGAAGTTTTGCCTATTGCTGCTGCTTCCGGGTTTATTTTGCTCATCATAGTTTTGCTGATTAGAATACTTGCTTACATTTACAGTAGGAGGATTCAACGATGGCTTTGAAAATTGAAGCGCGCGACGTGAGTGTTTATTTCGGAAACGCCCAAATACTGCACAACGTAAACTTGGGCATAGAGGAAAAAACAGTAACTGCCATCATAGGCCCCTCAGGATGCGGGAAAACCACGTTCCTTAGAACACTTAATAGGTTAAACGACCTATCTCCGGACTTTAGGATGGAAGGTGAAATCCTTTTAGGCGGTGAAAACATCTACCAGATGGACCCCATTATTCTGAGACGCCGCGTGGGTATGGTTTTTCAAAAACCAAACCCCTTCCCTATGAGCATTTTCGACAACGTGGCTTATGGTCTTCGCTTACAGGGCATAAAGGATAAGCGCCTCCTGCAAGAGAAGGTCAAAACAGCCTTAATAGCAGCTGGATTGTGGGAGGAAGTACAAAACAGACTAAGCAGTAACGCCTTCGACTTGTCAGGAGGACAGCAACAACGACTGTGTATTGCAAGAGCCATTGCTGTGGATCCTGAGGTCTTACTGATGGACGAACCAACCAGCGCTCTGGATCCTGCAGCTACATCACGAGTAGAAGAACTCATTCTGGAATTAAAGAAGAACTATACCATAGTCTTAGTTACTCATAACATGTACCAAGCAGCTCGCGTTTCCGACTTTACGGCCTTTTTCCTAAGTGGTTATCTAGTAGAATTCAACAAGACAGACATCATTTTCACAAATCCTAAAGACGAGAGAACTCAAAGGTACGTAACAGGTAAATTCGGCTAGGAGGCTGATTGCCATGCTAAATGAAAGAGTATCAGAGATAAACAGCTTACTTTCTGAAATGGGAGGATTAGTTGAAGACGCCATAGTAAAAGCAATAAGAACTATGGTGGAGAAAGATCCTACCGATGCTGATCAAATTATAGAGGACTTGGAGCCACGGATAAACGAACTCGAAAAGCGCATAGATGAAGAATGTTTGATAACCTTAGCCAGATATCAGCCTGTCGCCCACGACCTTAGACGCGTCGTAGCAGTACTGAAAATTGACAAAGATCTAGAGCGCATGGGAGATCATTGTGAGAACATTGCTCGGCGGGCAAAAGAGATCATAAAAGAGCCCCTACTGAAGCCTCTCATCGATTTACCACGCATGGCTGAAACAGCTCAGGAAATCACTAAGGAAGCTCTGGATAGCTTCTTTAAAGAAGACACGCATCTTGCAAGACAAGCCATCGAGAAAGATGTCTTGGTGGATCAGCTCCAGGAGCAGATAATTAGGGAGCTCATGTCATACATATTGGCAGACCCGAGGAACATAAACAAAGCACTAGACCTCATATTCACTAGCAAGGATCTAGAACGCATTTCCGATTTGGCCACCAACATTGCTGAAGAAACCTTCTTCCTAGTAGAAGGCAGTGACATAAGGCACATGGGGCCAAAAGACCAAAGAAAAGAATGAGAATTTGTAGAACTGATCATTTTTAGAGAATGACTATCTCCGGCTCCAGCCAAATGCCAAAACGGTTGTAAACCCGTGCTTGTCCCAATTTAATGAGACCTAGAACGTCCTCTCGGGTAGCACTTCCTAAGTTTATTATGAAGTTGGCATGTTTCGTAGAAAACATGGCATCGCCTATGCGGTAGCCAGCCAACCCAACTTCTGTCAGCAGTTCCCAAGCTTTGTATTCCTTGGAATTCTTGAATGTACTGCCTAAGCTTGGATATTCAACTGGATGTCTTCTCTTTCTGTATTCAATATTGCTTAGAATCTGCGATCTAACATCTTGCTTATCTTGAAGTTTGTAGTAGAGAAAAGCATCAACAACAAACTTTACACCAAGCTTATCCAAATGGCTGTTACGGTATTCAGCATCCACATCCCCAGGCTTTAACCATATTACTTCTCCTGTGGAGGTAATAGCTCTAATTTGGTAAATCTGGTTCCAGACATGCCTGCCAAAGGCACCTCCATTCATCCATACCAGCCCACCTAAGGTGCCCGGAATACCTGCCATAAAATCCAGTCCACCTAAGCCTTCTTCCATGGCATACTGAAGCAAATCACTGAGCCTTGTTCCACTAGATACATGAACTAGTCCTTCACTGTGCTCGATAACTGGTTCGTGGTCAACATTTAAGAACGCTTCTTCGAGCTTATTTGGAAGAAGTAGCTTTGAGCAATTGCCTAAAATCACCTTGTTTACCACGAAGGTGGGGTTATCCAGAATCTCGAGGGAGTTGTCTACGGACCAAACCCATGATTCTGGACCAATCTTTATGTGTGAAAACTCTTTAAGGTTTATCTCAGTTCTTGTTATGGCCATGTAGAATATTCTACATGGTTCCGAGTGTATCTAATGTTAGAATTATTTTATGAAGAAAATCCTTATTTCGTTTTTTTTCGTGTTTTTGCTGATGGTGCAACCTGTTAAAGCGCAGCCACTGGTTCACTTGGCCTTTTTGATCATACCAGAGACTACTACTGCTACTACGAATATGAATATGAACAATACTCCTCCACCATCGTCCTCGGGCGTGATATTCGTCGATCAGAGCAAGCCTTTCACCATTACTGTAGATGATGGATACTCCCGTCCAGCCTTAAAGAAGCTAATCACCCTTAAGAAACAATATGGCGCGTCTTTTACATGTTTGTTATTCCCGTATGGAGCGGCTCTGAAAGACAACGAAGATCTCTTTGCGCAACTGATTAACTTAGGGTGCGAGGTACACAACCACACATATCATCATATTTACTTCAGAAACACCACTGCTGAGCAGCAAAAAGAAGAGATCCTCTCTACTGACCAAGCAATAGAACATGTTTATAAACTTGCTAAACAAAAAAGACCTAACATCAAGTATTTCAGACCACCGGGCGGTTTCTATGACCTAAACACTATAAGGATTTGCAAGGAAAACGGTTATAGGATCATGCTTTGGAACGTCATAACAGAACCTAACGGTAAAAACTTGTCAGTTGATGAACGAGCAAGGTATATTTACAGCGCCCCAAAGGGGAGTATCATACTACTACACTCCAAAGAGCGGGACATGGACGCCTTAAGCAAAGCATTGCCCGTATTACTTAAACACTATGGAATACCAGCCCACTGATAGCACTGATCTGCTTATTGTTGGTGCCAGCTTTAGCGGGTTAACCTTGGCTTACTCAGTGCACAACCCAGGCCTAAGGTCGCTCATAGTCGAGAGGAAACGTCGTCTATGGAGCCCATCCACGGGTCTAATTACACCTCCCACCCTAAAGCTGCTTGAACAAGTGTTTCCCTTTGGCATACCCATTATAAGGGCTTTCACCTCTATGAAAGTGATTTTCAAAGATGTTGGAGAAGTGCTGCTGAGTTCAAGAGAACCTTTCTTATTCTTGCTAGATAAGGATTCTTTCTTTTCGGCAGCCGAGGAGCATCTGCCTTCTTCTTTTACATTGGCTTTGGGATGCTCTTTTGTGAAAACCGAAAACAAGACTGCCAAAGTCCAAACACATTATACAGAGACGACCATACGCTATGATCTGTTGGTCGGTGCAGATGGCGCGCTATCCAAGGTAGCAAAATCGTCTGGATTACCGCTAGTTAAAGAGTGGTTATACGGCTATGAATGGAAGATTAGCCGACCAGCAGAGGATGATTTTATAACCTTCGTAGTCGACCCTACCGTTTCGAGAGCTTATGGTATATGGATGTTTCCAGTAAATGGGGGTGTAAGGATAGGCTTAGCATCCAAAAAACCTCTTAGAAAAATAGATGTTCAAAGCATAATGAAACAGTACTTTTCCTTTGACGGACCTCTGCTCGATTACAAAGGAGGGGCAATTCCTATCTCCGGGCCAGTTAGAGCACCTTTCAAAGAGGATGTCATCCTATTGGGTGATGCTGCAGGATTATGTGGACCATTCCTTGGCGATGGCATACAAACAGCTGTAAAATCTGGGATTGCAGCTGCTAGGGCTGTGGAGCAGCCAAATGTAGGACCTTCTTACGTGGAACTGCTTAAAAAGACCGAAGTAACTAAATATCTAAAACAACAAGCCTTGCTGAGAAGTATTTGGGATAGATTTGTGTCCAAGAACACTTTGAAACGCTTATACAAGTTTACCTTGCGAAATCAAGATCATCTATTGGACGATCTGACAACTATCAAAGAAGACCCCTCGAGCTTTCTCCAGATAGCAAGAAAATTCTTTGGTTAGTTTTTTTATGTTTTTCGGTTAAGCAGCTTTGCCATAATACAACATCATTGCAGCAACTGCAATAAGAACAAAAACAACGTATTCACAATTGATTGAATTCCACTTAGCGCATGTAAAGTCGCTTAGTCTGCCCTGCTGCCAGTGGTTAATTTGTTAGAATAAAAACAACCATGATAAACATAATTTTGTTTCTACTTTGTTTTTGGTGCGGTGCAGTACCTTTCTCTTACCTTATAGGATTACTGTTCGGCAAAGACGTGAGAGATTTTGGCCAAGATCACAACCCAGGGCCTACCAACAGTTTCAAAGCGGGAGGGGTCGCATTAGGAATTCCGTCTTTAGTATTGGACTTCTTAAAGGGAGCTATTCCTGTATTCATGTTAACCAGCACATATGATCTTTCGCCTGTCGCATTTGTCCTTGTGTGTATCGCTCCTGTAGTTGGACACATATTTACTCCACTGCTTAAGTTTAAGGGCGGAAAAGGCATAACAACTACTTTCGGGATATGGTCTGGTTTGATGCTGTGGGAAGTACCTGTTTTCTTGGGCTCTTTCTTTACTCTTTCCATAATTCTAAAACACTTCTCCAAAGGCTCTACTAATAACGACAAACTAACTGTGGTTATTGCCTCTCTCATGTTACCCCTCGTTGTTTTTCTTACATTTCACAACCACAAGCTTTTTGCCCTAGCTGTGATCAATTCTATATTGCTTATTGCAGCTCAGTTCAGAGAAGTGTTTGGTATATGATGAGAGGCCTTTTCATATTTGTTTTGTATCAGTTCCTAAACAGCATAGTAAACGGTTTCCTAATTAGAATCCCAAGACAGCAGGAAGACACCGTTGGCACACCAAGAGTTTCGGTTCTGGTCCCGGCTAGAAACGAAGAAGAAAACATTGGTCAATGTGTGCAATCGCTTTTAATGCAGGATTA
The genomic region above belongs to Coprothermobacter proteolyticus DSM 5265 and contains:
- a CDS encoding DNA polymerase III subunit alpha, whose translation is MANQFVHLHVHSAYSLLDGVTLPKKLVQRAKDLGMPAIAITDHGVTYGLVEFVSEAQRLGIKPIVGVEGYQAQRDRKKREGNKDKEPFHLVLLVKNALGFRNLNILLTKAYLEGFYYRPRFDWELLEQYHEGLIASSACLAGAIPRALLEGDEKKALELAGRYQDIFGKGNFYLEIMDHNLADQQRVNKAIVELSKRTGIPLLVTNDVHYGRPEEYSIQDVLMAIATGATLNDPNRFKYETDQMYLKSADEMWERFSETPEALLNSLAIAEMVDFMLPLGEQHLPKFSVPEGYTENSYLRKLTQDGLLKRYGDNPSKEVLDRMEYELSVIEKMGFAGYFLIVQDYINWAKSQGIPVGPGRGSAAGSLVAYLTGITDVDPLQYGLLFERFLNPERISMPDIDVDFCARRRDEVLRYVRNKYGEENVAQIATFGTLAARAAIRDVGRVLGVPLALVDRLSKSIPQNMELAHAEKLDDVKNLISQNPDLARVLEIAKQVEGLPRHASTHAAGVVIADKPLYEYVALQASSDEAGINVTTQLAKDDVEKLGLLKMDFLGLRNMTVISDALRWIKERYGIDVDLNKLSKDDSKVYEMLSAGETVAVFQLESSGFRSFLKDLKPTRFEEIIAAEALYRPGTLGSGGVKSYVDRKHGREPVDYFHDDLKPILEETYGIIVYQEQIMQIASVIAGYSLGEADVLRRAISKKKEEEILKLREDFVSRGVQRGYARETVEKIYETIVHFAEYGFNKSHSAAYAHVTYYTAWLKSYYPTEYFAALLASFVDNTEKLKVYISEARRLGIKILPPDVNKSEHYFIPEGENEIRFGLLGIKNVGLAAVEEILKTRATGGPFSSFQDFLLRVNDRVVNKKVTESLIRAGAFDSLGDRKSLLRQLSTGITTQTLFQIEDTSNDDLSLDPMEDEREYLGLYITTHPLERYMAILSNQNLTALDSVGEIDGLVQVGGFVSSTRVRKSRNNNQYMTFTLEDLTSQVEVTVLPQKFDAFKPIISKPGIITLSARVESEDEKSRLIAESLISFSPLSELDDKLKELDGKGVLRIVLRSEQVSVEKLKKLKVLLKQHKGPTPVEFTVHLDGSIYRVLLPNSYWVSFTAELQEALFSLFNPMNVSFRSFGG
- a CDS encoding response regulator transcription factor; this translates as MGGKLKIILVEDDVSFAELLANRLEEFGFQVEHYEDGASFLDLKPSGHLILLDLMLPNLDGFRVLEVLRHRKDRTPVIVVSARSAEEDVVKALELGAADYVFKPIRMKELIARINRLLMEEAKDAPEAKVENHFLITTEGQRVELTATEARLLQLLLENPGQVFSREELLEGISEKAETPKAVDVHIHNLKKKAPWLKEKIRAIRALGYVYQP
- a CDS encoding sensor histidine kinase, which encodes MFTSRDIQILERLGMAAFVIDSDNVVLATKQISELPFFSFVPDAPISVNVRRTDIREALLTRDSFAIMSPTRERNFQVDRFTEENTLIVVRETTSKVEQTEQVNILIYHVVHEIRNALNNLSLSLDYLNEPYMSKVEESIDRLDRLSQQLTDFASLSQLEPEDVHLDEVAEYIKGVFDVPVIMQREGTWTVNKKLLLMAIKNLLDNAVTYGEDPVVFIDEHQISVEDHGPGLPPQVLDRLFTPFNTTKSVGLGLFIAKKACELNNLTLDYKPNVPHGAIFTISLPMVPRM
- a CDS encoding PstS family phosphate ABC transporter substrate-binding protein codes for the protein MRRRYVSVVGFILVAALLLAGCTTQPENAGNTESKSIVIKGSDTEVNMVQALAEEFRNQHPDITISVSGGGSGSGIAALINGEIDIANSSREISQEELDQAKANNIEIGTFIDARDGITVIVHQNNPVEKLTLDQIGKIYRGEITNWKEVGGKDMPITLYGRQSNSGTFTFFRDVAVKGDYASSMRSMNGNSDIINAVAQDETAIGYVGVGYFKQAQNQVKQVLVSTDGNNYYSSTDLQAIDQKLYPLARPLYQYVKMPLTQAVKDFLSFEISEEGQAIVEENGFYPIGPEERAISEALLNQ
- the pstC gene encoding phosphate ABC transporter permease subunit PstC, translating into MWKKTDSTPLDLRRELSVRHYSTNSRAEKVFRFASTAAAVLASFTVALIIFFMCMPALKALSQVPLSAFFSTTWNPRGYSGSSWGILPFIAGSLWTTVIALVISVPLSFLAAVFSSQFMSKALRSATDVFFSLLAGIPSVIMGFLALTAIAPLIAKVFHLSSGLTMLNGGITLAIMVLPTMVSVLSDAFQNIPEIYKEGALALGASKWQAAIGVLFQFVKPAFISSVLLSFGRAIGETMAVIMAVGNVAMVPKSPLQPGETMTGVLAIEMPETVAGSTHYNVLFLIGLILLLIALLVNYLSGLITSKVRVKIQ
- the pstA gene encoding phosphate ABC transporter permease PstA, translating into MRKTSDSAWVVVSGVAYFSAVIFVIWVAVHLYILSEGKLSLEFLFTNPTNGMTAGGVFAPLFGSLYLALWVLVISTPLGVLAGVYFAEFAPDNTLTRLLRSSIRTLSGVPAIVFGLFGLAFFVRLMNLRLSLLSSALTLSVMNLPVIITTTEEALRLVPNAQKEAAIALGANAWEVWRDVSFKYASGGMLSGLFLALSRALGETAPILLTGVVFYQPTVTLDPSKSFMALPYHIFILATQHSKFAEVLPIAAASGFILLIIVLLIRILAYIYSRRIQRWL
- the pstB gene encoding phosphate ABC transporter ATP-binding protein PstB; amino-acid sequence: MALKIEARDVSVYFGNAQILHNVNLGIEEKTVTAIIGPSGCGKTTFLRTLNRLNDLSPDFRMEGEILLGGENIYQMDPIILRRRVGMVFQKPNPFPMSIFDNVAYGLRLQGIKDKRLLQEKVKTALIAAGLWEEVQNRLSSNAFDLSGGQQQRLCIARAIAVDPEVLLMDEPTSALDPAATSRVEELILELKKNYTIVLVTHNMYQAARVSDFTAFFLSGYLVEFNKTDIIFTNPKDERTQRYVTGKFG
- the phoU gene encoding phosphate signaling complex protein PhoU, encoding MLNERVSEINSLLSEMGGLVEDAIVKAIRTMVEKDPTDADQIIEDLEPRINELEKRIDEECLITLARYQPVAHDLRRVVAVLKIDKDLERMGDHCENIARRAKEIIKEPLLKPLIDLPRMAETAQEITKEALDSFFKEDTHLARQAIEKDVLVDQLQEQIIRELMSYILADPRNINKALDLIFTSKDLERISDLATNIAEETFFLVEGSDIRHMGPKDQRKE
- the murB gene encoding UDP-N-acetylmuramate dehydrogenase; its protein translation is MAITRTEINLKEFSHIKIGPESWVWSVDNSLEILDNPTFVVNKVILGNCSKLLLPNKLEEAFLNVDHEPVIEHSEGLVHVSSGTRLSDLLQYAMEEGLGGLDFMAGIPGTLGGLVWMNGGAFGRHVWNQIYQIRAITSTGEVIWLKPGDVDAEYRNSHLDKLGVKFVVDAFLYYKLQDKQDVRSQILSNIEYRKRRHPVEYPSLGSTFKNSKEYKAWELLTEVGLAGYRIGDAMFSTKHANFIINLGSATREDVLGLIKLGQARVYNRFGIWLEPEIVIL